In Tripterygium wilfordii isolate XIE 37 chromosome 15, ASM1340144v1, whole genome shotgun sequence, one DNA window encodes the following:
- the LOC120016526 gene encoding protein DETOXIFICATION 54-like — protein sequence MNFANMSDKDTEFTSHRVPYASLVIEELKELWGMALPITAMNCLVFVRALVSVLFLGRLGSLELAGGTLSIGFTNITGYSVLVGLASGLEPVCSQAYGSKNWDLLSLSLQRMIKILFFAIIPVSLLWLNLETIMVFMGQDREITSMAATYCIYSLPDLLTNTLLQPLRVFLRSQKVTKPMMYCTLAAVFFHVPLNYVMVMVMGLGVPGVAMASVLTNMNMVVLLVGYVWASGRWEMKWTGGIGGACGGVGPLLKLAVPSCLGICLEWWWYEIVTVLAGYLPNPKLAVAATGILIQTTSMMYTVPMALAGCVSARVGNELGAGKPYKAKLAAMVALSCAFLIGIINVTWTVILRDRWAVLFTKDDLVKGFVASVLPIVGLCELGNCPQTTGCGILRGTARPAVGARINLGSFYFVGTPVAVGLAFLFKFGFKGLWFGLLSAQVVCALSILYVVLVRTDWEAEALKAQKLTSIQMSAACNEVVDDKEYQKSEEMKELLMMSGNGNVDDVL from the exons ATGAACTTCGCCAATATGAGTGATAAAGACACAGAATTCACTTCTCATAGGGTCCCTTATGCGTCTCTG GTTATTGAAGAGCTAAAAGAGTTGTGGGGAATGGCTCTGCCTATAACAGCTATGAACtgtttggtttttgttagagcTCTAGTTTCAGTCCTCTTCTTGGGCAGGCTAGGCAGCCTAGAACTAGCTGGTGGTACACTTTCCATTGGATTCACAAATATCACTGGCTATTCTGTTCTAGTTGGTCTTGCTTCTGGGCTTGAACCGGTTTGTAGCCAAGCCTATGGAAGCAAGAACTGGGACCTCCTCTCCCTTTCTCTTCAACGGATGATCAAGATCCTTTTCTTTGCAATCATACCCGTCAGTCTCCTATGGCTTAATCTTGAAACAATCATGGTTTTCATGGGTCAAGACAGAGAAATCACATCAATGGCTGCAACATACTGTATCTACTCTCTCCCAGACCTTTTAACAAACACATTGTTGCAGCCTCTGAGAGTGTTTCTCCGGTCACAGAAAGTGACAAAGCCAATGATGTACTGCACATTAGCGGCGGTATTCTTTCACGTTCCGCTGAATTacgtgatggtgatggtgatggggCTTGGAGTGCCAGGAGTGGCAATGGCTTCTGTGTTGACAAACATGAACATGGTGGTTCTGCTGGTTGGGTATGTGTGGGCAAGTGGACGGTGGGAGATGAAATGGACGGGTGGGATTGGTGGTGCTTGTGGTGGTGTGGGTCCTTTGTTGAAGCTGGCAGTGCCTAGCTGCCTTGGGATCTGCTTGGAATGGTGGTGGTACGAGATAGTGACTGTGTTGGCTGGATATCTCCCTAACCCCAAACTTGCAGTGGCTGCTACTGGAATCCTTATTCAGACCACTTCAATGATGTACACTGTCCCTATGGCCCTTGCTGGCTGTGTCTCTGCCCGT GTGgggaatgagcttggagctggTAAGCCATACAAAGCCAAGTTAGCTGCCATGGTTGCATTATCCTGTGCATTCCTAATTGGCATCATCAATGTGACATGGACTGTGATTCTTAGAGATAGGTGGGCGGTTTTGTTCACTAAGGATGATTTGGTCAAAGGATTTGTGGCATCAGTTTTGCCAATTGTGGGACTCTGTGAGCTTGGTAACTGCCCACAAACAACTGGCTGTGGGATCCTACGTGGCACGGCCCGGCCCGCTGTTGGGGCCCGTATCAACTTGGGTTCATTCTACTTTGTGGGTACCCCTGTAGCTGTGGGCTTGGcatttttgttcaaatttggaTTCAAAGGGCTCTGGTTTGGACTCTTGTCAGCCCAAGTGGTTTGTGCTTTGTCGATTCTGTATGTTGTATTAGTCCGAACAGATTGGGAAGCTGAGGCTTTGAAGGCTCAGAAGTTGACCTCCATTCAAATGAGTGCTGCATGCAATGAAGTTGTTGATGACAAAGAATATCAAAAGAGTGAAGAAATGAAAGAGTTGTTGATGATGAGTGGAAATGGAAATGTAGATGATGTTTTgtag